In Candidatus Sedimenticola sp. (ex Thyasira tokunagai), the following proteins share a genomic window:
- a CDS encoding helix-turn-helix domain-containing protein encodes MCSVLEYGENEQIMPEGVLLLRRPVSRGETIFRKDDPFRSIFAVKSGSFKTYVPKSDRGDQVVGFQLVGELIGSEGLASEFYPFTARALEESCVCELRLSRLTETDCDMEKLQQGIIQLLGSEVAFNHEIISSLVHQGADQRIAGFLLSLSQRLERRGMQQKSMRLSMSRGDIGNYLGLASETVSRILTKLQKSGSIRLQHKNLEIIDRAALAELADI; translated from the coding sequence ATGTGTTCGGTACTTGAGTACGGCGAGAATGAGCAAATAATGCCGGAAGGGGTTCTACTCCTGCGTCGGCCGGTGTCGCGTGGGGAGACAATATTTCGTAAGGATGATCCCTTCCGCTCAATCTTTGCGGTCAAGTCCGGCTCATTCAAAACCTATGTTCCAAAATCTGACCGTGGTGACCAGGTGGTGGGTTTCCAGCTTGTTGGTGAGCTTATTGGTTCCGAAGGGCTGGCCAGTGAGTTCTATCCCTTTACCGCCAGGGCGCTGGAGGAGAGTTGCGTCTGTGAACTTCGGCTAAGCAGACTGACAGAGACCGATTGCGACATGGAAAAGCTTCAGCAGGGCATCATCCAACTGCTTGGCAGTGAAGTTGCGTTCAACCATGAAATAATCTCATCACTGGTACACCAGGGGGCGGATCAGCGTATCGCCGGTTTTCTGCTGAGCCTGTCCCAACGGCTGGAAAGACGGGGGATGCAGCAGAAATCCATGCGCCTATCCATGTCCAGGGGCGATATCGGCAACTACCTCGGTTTAGCGAGCGAGACAGTGAGCAGAATATTGACTAAACTGCAGAAGTCCGGATCTATTCGCCTCCAGCACAAAAACCTGGAGATAATCGATAGAGCTGCACTGGCGGAACTTGCTGACATCTGA